In Maridesulfovibrio sp., a single genomic region encodes these proteins:
- a CDS encoding response regulator has product MIVEKDPEFREHLAQRLESAGLDTLSSGNLDDAQRLMEGKRPDGIVLGLSGFGRSSLNFMETISTTMPDLKVILINRHNKISLSIEAMNLGACAEISVPVDIAALVRTLCRFCGAENGNTDIQPIQGEK; this is encoded by the coding sequence ATGATTGTTGAAAAAGATCCCGAATTTCGTGAGCACCTTGCCCAGCGCCTTGAAAGCGCGGGCCTTGACACACTCTCTTCCGGCAACCTTGATGACGCCCAAAGGCTCATGGAGGGAAAAAGACCGGACGGTATTGTGCTCGGTCTGTCCGGGTTCGGGCGGAGTTCGTTGAATTTCATGGAGACAATTTCGACAACCATGCCCGATTTGAAAGTTATTCTAATCAACAGGCACAACAAGATTTCGCTTTCCATTGAAGCGATGAATCTGGGGGCTTGTGCTGAAATTTCAGTTCCGGTCGATATTGCCGCTCTGGTCAGGACGCTGTGCAGGTTCTGCGGGGCAGAAAACGGCAACACGGACATCCAACCGATTCAGGGGGAAAAATGA
- a CDS encoding dinitrogenase iron-molybdenum cofactor biosynthesis protein: protein MPKKLLIPLLDDDVAPRFDLATDVMLIRLGRNSEAEERIIVLPQASADDLCALATSEKSDTVICGGIDEEHFQYLKWKGIHVFDDVIGPVTMVLESYKSGQLTPGMNFHTGFNLAS, encoded by the coding sequence ATGCCCAAAAAGCTGCTCATCCCACTTCTCGATGACGATGTCGCCCCCCGGTTCGATCTGGCCACAGACGTCATGCTTATCCGGCTCGGACGTAATTCCGAAGCCGAGGAGCGCATAATAGTCCTGCCGCAGGCCTCCGCAGACGATCTCTGCGCGCTGGCGACCTCGGAAAAATCGGATACAGTCATCTGCGGCGGCATCGATGAAGAACATTTTCAATACCTCAAATGGAAAGGAATCCATGTTTTCGATGATGTCATCGGCCCTGTAACCATGGTCCTTGAATCCTACAAGTCCGGACAACTCACGCCGGGCATGAACTTTCATACCGGTTTTAACCTCGCTTCATAA
- a CDS encoding TatD family hydrolase, whose translation MAKKKKRALPQSVGITFPGVETHAHLDLEDFKDDLPEVMARAKECGIGRIGNVFLGSEAYRKNKGLFDNYPEVFFMLGVHPDDSGKFPDTEIDDMRKAFASDPRLKAVGEIGLDFYWDSAPRDVQEDVFRQQLALAEELDLPVVIHSRDAHERTLAVLDDCGWAGKPLLWHCFGGDTESAGQIIERGWYISIPGPVTYRKNEIAQEAVKSIPLDRLVLETDCPFLAPEPWRGKRNEPALVVFTAAKVAELKGMDVNDLWKICADNAGRFFGL comes from the coding sequence ATGGCAAAAAAGAAAAAAAGGGCGCTGCCCCAGAGTGTGGGGATAACGTTTCCCGGAGTGGAAACCCATGCCCATCTGGATCTTGAGGATTTCAAGGACGACCTGCCCGAAGTAATGGCCAGGGCCAAAGAATGCGGGATCGGGAGAATCGGCAATGTTTTTCTGGGGTCGGAGGCTTACCGGAAAAACAAAGGATTGTTCGACAACTACCCGGAAGTATTTTTTATGCTCGGAGTGCACCCGGATGATTCCGGAAAATTCCCTGATACCGAAATAGACGATATGCGCAAGGCCTTTGCTTCCGATCCGCGCCTGAAGGCAGTTGGAGAGATCGGGCTGGATTTTTATTGGGACAGCGCACCCAGAGATGTGCAGGAGGATGTCTTTCGTCAGCAGTTGGCCCTTGCGGAGGAACTTGATCTGCCCGTGGTTATTCATAGCCGCGATGCCCATGAACGGACCCTTGCGGTTCTTGATGACTGCGGCTGGGCCGGAAAACCCCTGCTCTGGCACTGTTTCGGCGGAGACACCGAATCTGCCGGGCAGATAATCGAGCGCGGCTGGTATATTTCCATTCCCGGACCTGTTACATACAGAAAGAACGAGATTGCTCAGGAAGCGGTCAAGTCGATTCCTCTGGACCGGCTGGTGCTTGAAACAGACTGCCCCTTTCTGGCCCCGGAACCATGGAGAGGCAAGCGCAACGAGCCTGCACTGGTTGTCTTTACCGCCGCCAAGGTTGCGGAATTGAAGGGCATGGATGTTAACGATCTATGGAAAATCTGCGCTGATAATGCCGGTCGGTTTTTCGGGCTGTAA
- a CDS encoding sensor domain-containing diguanylate cyclase → MTIDKFDFDATLLTVNFATRLLAMEVDRDVLIDRTIEAFCDLGSCKDATLMMYDEYKELKGVAASLQQRRFIIDEEIPLTKAMVEASQSLKPVIRPVCDNSVYPLPADCCNSSQTCLCIPLVGARDHIRGFVTLYREMERPWELSELFQLGIVSTVAAISFENSELFRQTIEDSLTGLYMRRYLFIRLNDEVQRYKRRGGPLSMVMLDVDHFKCVNDRFGHACGDAVLRSVGRILNESCRTGVDLPCRYGGEEFAILMPGSGKDEAEAVAERIRKACEQHIISCAEGKIGITVSAGVASIDECEKASADELLKKADERLYQAKQHGRNTIVGTDC, encoded by the coding sequence ATGACCATAGATAAATTTGATTTTGATGCCACCCTGCTTACCGTGAACTTCGCTACCAGGCTGCTGGCCATGGAAGTGGATCGCGATGTGCTCATTGACCGTACTATCGAAGCATTCTGCGATCTCGGATCATGCAAGGATGCCACCCTGATGATGTACGATGAATACAAGGAACTCAAAGGTGTGGCCGCCTCCCTGCAACAGCGCAGGTTCATAATAGATGAGGAGATTCCGCTCACCAAAGCCATGGTCGAGGCCTCGCAATCACTGAAGCCGGTGATTCGCCCGGTCTGCGACAATTCAGTCTATCCCCTCCCGGCGGACTGCTGCAATTCAAGCCAGACCTGCCTGTGCATCCCTCTGGTCGGAGCCCGCGATCACATTCGCGGCTTCGTGACCCTGTACAGGGAAATGGAAAGGCCGTGGGAGCTTTCGGAACTTTTCCAGCTCGGCATAGTTTCCACCGTGGCCGCCATATCATTCGAAAATTCGGAACTGTTCCGCCAGACCATAGAAGACAGCCTCACAGGGTTGTACATGCGGCGCTACCTGTTCATCCGGCTCAATGACGAAGTCCAGCGCTACAAACGCCGGGGCGGTCCTCTTTCAATGGTCATGCTGGACGTGGACCATTTCAAATGCGTCAACGACAGATTCGGGCATGCCTGCGGAGATGCCGTACTGAGATCAGTGGGCAGGATACTCAATGAGAGCTGTCGCACGGGAGTGGACCTGCCGTGCAGGTACGGCGGCGAGGAATTCGCCATCCTCATGCCCGGTTCCGGCAAGGATGAAGCTGAAGCCGTTGCCGAAAGAATCCGCAAGGCCTGCGAACAGCACATAATTTCATGCGCAGAAGGGAAAATAGGAATAACCGTAAGCGCCGGGGTGGCATCCATAGACGAATGCGAAAAAGCTTCCGCCGACGAGCTGTTGAAAAAAGCCGACGAGAGACTCTACCAAGCCAAACAGCACGGGCGTAACACTATTGTCGGCACAGACTGCTAA
- a CDS encoding WecB/TagA/CpsF family glycosyltransferase has translation MIESRVVNFMGVRMNAWTMAETVEEIFCRIRYGIFTQHVVVNVAKLVNMGRDATLRESVESCDIINIDGMGVVWGAKFLGLAVPERVAGFDLFHELLQRAALEGESVFLLGARQEIVERAAARLEQRFTGLKIAGIHHGYFWDDEEAVVEKIAGSGAGMLFVAISSPKKENFINRWKDRLGVKFVMGVGGTFDIVAGKSKRAPLLMQKCGLEWLYRLLQEPGRMWKRYLYTNTVFALKLLRARIFGLF, from the coding sequence ATGATTGAAAGCAGAGTCGTAAATTTTATGGGCGTGCGCATGAATGCCTGGACCATGGCTGAGACTGTGGAAGAGATTTTCTGCCGCATCCGTTACGGCATTTTCACTCAGCATGTGGTCGTCAATGTTGCCAAGCTGGTTAACATGGGGCGTGACGCAACTCTGCGCGAGTCTGTCGAGAGTTGCGACATAATCAACATTGACGGCATGGGGGTGGTCTGGGGTGCCAAATTCCTGGGCCTTGCCGTGCCGGAAAGGGTTGCCGGATTCGACCTGTTCCATGAATTGCTGCAGCGCGCCGCACTGGAGGGCGAGTCCGTATTTCTGCTCGGCGCACGGCAGGAGATAGTTGAACGGGCGGCCGCACGGCTTGAACAGCGGTTTACCGGTCTCAAGATAGCCGGGATTCACCACGGGTATTTCTGGGATGATGAAGAGGCCGTGGTCGAAAAGATTGCCGGGTCCGGTGCCGGGATGCTTTTTGTCGCTATCTCCTCTCCGAAAAAGGAAAACTTCATCAACCGCTGGAAAGACCGGCTCGGAGTGAAATTCGTCATGGGCGTTGGCGGCACATTCGATATTGTGGCCGGAAAATCAAAGCGCGCGCCCCTGCTGATGCAGAAATGCGGGCTGGAATGGCTCTATCGGCTCTTGCAGGAACCGGGGCGGATGTGGAAACGTTACCTGTATACCAACACTGTTTTTGCTTTGAAGCTGCTGCGGGCCAGAATTTTCGGTTTGTTTTAA
- a CDS encoding CBS domain-containing protein — MSNPRVKELMIPAEEYCRVRKESTLQEAMLSLVKQGEENGLAHPHRDLLVEDADGNVVGKVTMLDIFRSMEPSYFKMDHLGHPSVLAKDYVQKVYADFNLWSEPLKTLCLKCAGMKVEELMHTPAKSEMVSEDDSIDKALHAFVLGLHQPILVHCDGRITGVLRLGDIFESVRKAILACEL; from the coding sequence ATGAGCAACCCGAGAGTTAAAGAACTTATGATTCCGGCTGAGGAATACTGCCGGGTGAGAAAGGAAAGCACCCTCCAGGAAGCAATGCTGAGCCTGGTTAAACAGGGGGAAGAAAATGGACTCGCCCATCCGCATCGCGATCTTCTGGTAGAAGACGCGGACGGAAACGTAGTCGGCAAGGTGACCATGCTGGACATCTTCAGATCAATGGAGCCCAGCTACTTCAAAATGGATCACCTTGGCCACCCCAGCGTGCTGGCCAAGGATTACGTACAAAAAGTTTATGCCGACTTCAATCTCTGGTCGGAGCCGCTTAAGACGCTCTGTCTCAAATGCGCAGGCATGAAAGTGGAAGAACTGATGCACACACCGGCCAAAAGCGAAATGGTGTCCGAAGACGACAGCATAGATAAGGCTCTGCATGCTTTTGTCCTCGGACTTCATCAACCGATTCTGGTTCACTGCGACGGCAGGATAACCGGCGTACTGCGCCTCGGCGACATATTTGAAAGCGTCAGGAAAGCAATCCTCGCCTGCGAACTGTAA
- a CDS encoding cobyric acid synthase, producing MQSRKNDLTRTVTGEKKYDHGGNLRKLAGQAGCGCADLVDFSANINPLGPPAWLRREVAKAIEEVDRYPDPECTELTLAACEKYSVWPTECVAGNGASELLAATARIGGFKRAVIPVPCYVDYERSCKLAGLKTEQIPLDSRKDFTPDFDTLSDFLEASPALVFIAQPNNPTGTAFDPQELRKLALRHPDSRFIIDESFADFVPGLERLTGQRPPNVITIVSLTKFYAIPGLRLGLAFASAEIIAELKCVLPCWSVNTLAQKVGLRCLRDEEYQRRTVEETIRLREELVHEINLVPGIQALPSQANFMLCQVQRVGMDAEGLINHLLEKRIAVRHCGNFDGLDSTYFRIAVRTQEENRTLINGLRSFSGMEPEAAKKPKTPALMIQGTCSNAGKSILAAAFCRIFLQDGFRVAPFKAQNMSLNSFVTDDGLEMGRAQVTQAAACKMKPDVRMNPVLLKPGSDTGSQVIVMGRPVGNMKVLKYVEYKPTAFEAAKAAYDSLSADRDIMVIEGAGSPAEINLKQHDIVNMAMAEYAQAKVIITGDIDRGGVFASLAGTMDLLEPAERRMVCGFLLNKFRGDASLLTPALDFTLSHTGKPVLGTIPYITDLGLPDEDSVSFKEDIRKSGSRGKRSDCVDIVCIDLPRISNFTDIDALRNEPDVDLRIVDRPEDLGTPDAVILPGSKSTISDLEHLQKTGLAKAVAALRDKSVIVGICGGFQMMGSFIGDPEGIESGGTAEGMGLLPLKTTLAAEKTLNRTEGIHSQSKMEVQGYEIHHGKTEPLLPTVRAAVVPKGITGGVTVSKALGFGSKDGRIWGTYLHGIFDADPFRRWFIDSLRAEKGLPKLEKIQSAYGMEEALDRLAETVRQNVDMKAVYEALGLARNGCS from the coding sequence ATGCAATCCCGGAAAAATGATCTTACGCGGACTGTCACCGGAGAAAAAAAATACGACCATGGCGGAAACCTGCGCAAACTGGCCGGTCAGGCCGGATGCGGTTGTGCTGATCTGGTCGATTTTTCAGCCAACATCAATCCGCTGGGGCCGCCCGCATGGTTGCGCCGGGAAGTTGCAAAGGCCATTGAAGAGGTGGACCGTTACCCGGACCCGGAATGCACGGAACTGACCCTCGCCGCCTGTGAAAAATATTCCGTCTGGCCCACCGAATGCGTGGCCGGTAACGGGGCTTCCGAACTGCTGGCTGCAACGGCGCGCATCGGCGGATTCAAACGGGCAGTAATTCCGGTTCCCTGCTACGTGGATTATGAGCGCTCATGCAAACTGGCCGGGCTCAAGACCGAACAGATTCCGCTCGATTCCCGAAAGGATTTCACTCCGGACTTCGATACACTCTCGGATTTTCTGGAGGCTTCCCCGGCTCTGGTTTTTATTGCCCAGCCCAACAATCCCACCGGCACGGCCTTTGATCCGCAGGAGCTTAGAAAACTGGCCCTCAGACATCCAGACTCCCGTTTCATAATTGATGAATCTTTCGCGGACTTCGTGCCCGGCCTTGAGAGACTCACCGGACAACGTCCGCCGAACGTGATCACCATCGTCTCACTGACCAAATTTTACGCCATACCGGGATTGCGTCTGGGGCTGGCCTTCGCCTCTGCGGAAATAATCGCGGAACTGAAATGCGTTCTGCCCTGCTGGTCCGTTAACACCCTGGCCCAGAAGGTCGGGCTGCGCTGCCTCCGAGACGAGGAATACCAGCGCAGGACAGTCGAAGAAACAATCCGGCTGCGCGAGGAGCTGGTACACGAAATAAATCTCGTTCCCGGAATTCAGGCGCTGCCGTCACAGGCCAATTTCATGCTCTGTCAGGTACAGCGGGTGGGCATGGATGCCGAAGGGCTCATAAATCATCTGCTGGAAAAAAGAATTGCCGTGCGCCACTGCGGCAACTTTGACGGATTGGACTCCACATATTTCCGCATCGCTGTCCGCACGCAGGAGGAAAACAGAACCCTCATAAACGGGCTGCGTTCTTTCTCCGGCATGGAACCGGAAGCAGCAAAAAAGCCAAAAACTCCCGCCCTCATGATTCAGGGAACATGTTCCAATGCCGGAAAATCAATCCTCGCCGCAGCGTTCTGCCGGATTTTCCTGCAGGACGGATTCCGGGTAGCCCCCTTCAAAGCCCAGAACATGTCGCTGAATTCATTTGTCACCGACGACGGGCTGGAAATGGGCCGGGCTCAGGTTACCCAGGCGGCGGCCTGCAAAATGAAACCGGATGTACGCATGAATCCGGTGCTGTTGAAACCGGGTAGCGATACCGGGTCGCAGGTCATAGTCATGGGCAGACCGGTCGGCAACATGAAGGTGCTTAAGTACGTGGAATACAAACCCACGGCCTTTGAAGCAGCCAAGGCCGCATACGATTCCCTGAGCGCGGACCGCGACATCATGGTCATTGAAGGAGCCGGAAGCCCTGCGGAAATAAATCTCAAGCAGCACGACATCGTAAATATGGCCATGGCCGAATATGCGCAGGCCAAAGTAATCATAACCGGCGACATCGACCGGGGTGGAGTTTTCGCCTCTCTGGCCGGGACCATGGACCTGCTGGAACCGGCTGAACGCCGCATGGTCTGCGGATTCCTGCTCAACAAATTCCGGGGAGATGCTTCCCTGCTCACCCCGGCCCTGGATTTCACCCTGTCCCACACCGGAAAGCCGGTTCTGGGAACCATCCCCTACATAACCGACCTAGGACTCCCGGATGAGGATTCGGTATCCTTCAAAGAAGACATCAGAAAATCAGGCAGCAGGGGCAAACGCAGCGATTGCGTAGACATTGTCTGCATCGACCTGCCGCGGATATCCAACTTTACCGATATCGACGCACTTCGAAATGAACCGGATGTGGACCTGCGCATCGTAGACCGCCCGGAAGATCTGGGCACCCCAGATGCGGTAATCCTGCCCGGAAGCAAATCCACAATCTCCGATCTGGAACACCTCCAGAAGACAGGACTGGCCAAAGCCGTCGCAGCTCTGCGGGATAAATCCGTAATAGTCGGGATATGCGGAGGCTTTCAGATGATGGGAAGCTTCATAGGAGACCCGGAAGGCATAGAATCCGGCGGGACAGCGGAAGGCATGGGGTTGTTGCCGTTAAAGACAACACTTGCGGCGGAAAAGACCCTGAATCGCACAGAAGGCATTCATTCCCAAAGCAAGATGGAAGTGCAGGGTTATGAAATCCACCACGGAAAGACCGAGCCGCTGCTGCCCACCGTCCGGGCAGCCGTAGTTCCCAAAGGGATAACCGGCGGAGTCACGGTTTCCAAAGCGCTTGGTTTCGGCAGCAAGGACGGCAGAATATGGGGAACCTACCTGCACGGAATTTTCGATGCCGACCCGTTCCGCCGCTGGTTCATCGACTCTCTTAGGGCAGAAAAAGGACTGCCCAAACTGGAAAAAATACAGAGTGCATACGGAATGGAAGAAGCTCTGGACAGGCTGGCCGAGACAGTGCGCCAGAACGTAGACATGAAAGCCGTGTACGAAGCCCTTGGGCTGGCCCGGAACGGCTGTTCATAG
- a CDS encoding glycosyltransferase family 1 protein, translating to MNTYIFIPPVRKPTGGITVLCQIASILERNGYNTRLVMRDSGAWMPRLEEGYPAPVAWDSAIPSPKDIWLVPEGWVNSLAPGLKAGARCVVYCQNWAYLFSALPEGVAWPGLPVSFLAVSHPVEWFMQQTVGRQSPVLRPGIDTGLFHAPEEKPTGPLRIAYMPRKNKALASQIRSIFEARNPGPDVKWIEIAGMDAQGVAETLRSCHIFLASGFPEGCPLPPLEALASGCIPVGFSGFGGWDYMRQLEGAQFKPWWPLRQVAWSGNGFWSADADVLDAAFNLEKAVALWRDGGPNLDAALESGQQTILSYTTAVQERAVLDIWHNFKTD from the coding sequence ATGAACACATATATTTTTATACCGCCGGTGCGTAAACCTACCGGGGGAATCACGGTCCTTTGCCAGATTGCTTCCATACTTGAAAGAAACGGGTACAACACCCGGCTGGTGATGCGCGATTCCGGCGCATGGATGCCGAGGCTGGAGGAAGGTTATCCGGCACCCGTCGCCTGGGATTCCGCCATCCCTTCCCCGAAAGATATCTGGCTGGTTCCCGAGGGGTGGGTAAACAGCCTTGCTCCCGGACTCAAGGCCGGAGCCAGATGCGTGGTCTACTGCCAGAACTGGGCGTATCTTTTTTCCGCATTGCCCGAAGGGGTTGCGTGGCCCGGTCTTCCCGTATCCTTTCTGGCCGTGTCGCATCCGGTGGAGTGGTTCATGCAGCAGACCGTGGGCAGGCAGTCCCCCGTTCTGCGGCCCGGCATTGATACCGGCCTTTTTCATGCCCCAGAGGAAAAACCGACCGGCCCCCTGCGCATTGCCTACATGCCGCGCAAGAACAAGGCTCTGGCCAGTCAGATACGATCCATCTTCGAGGCCCGGAATCCGGGGCCGGATGTTAAATGGATTGAAATAGCCGGGATGGACGCACAGGGCGTGGCCGAGACCCTGCGTTCCTGCCATATTTTCCTTGCGTCCGGTTTCCCGGAAGGATGTCCGCTGCCCCCGCTTGAAGCCCTGGCCTCCGGCTGTATTCCGGTGGGCTTTTCCGGTTTCGGCGGCTGGGATTACATGCGCCAGCTTGAAGGGGCGCAGTTTAAACCCTGGTGGCCGCTGCGGCAGGTTGCGTGGTCCGGTAACGGTTTCTGGTCCGCGGATGCCGATGTTCTGGACGCGGCATTCAATCTGGAGAAGGCAGTTGCTCTCTGGCGAGACGGCGGACCGAACCTTGACGCGGCCCTTGAATCCGGGCAACAAACCATCCTTTCGTACACCACCGCAGTGCAGGAACGGGCCGTTCTGGATATCTGGCATAATTTCAAGACGGACTGA
- a CDS encoding sigma 54-interacting transcriptional regulator: MLMTDRGKACYRRQVKNEHNYMVSGPMDHRFYLPDLLDEVPVGIALLDIDGRIRTVNRTWQTITGADPDSMAGLKCFLGLRCDYCFKGCPVMADKADFGSISVDADIIDRARTKIPVRLTIAPLFDSNSRISGFVETVQDIRQVAELSSTASKAYSLGGLVGTSPQMTKVFNMIPYIAATDSSVLITGETGTGKDVLAEAIHNASDRAGGPFIKVNCGALPETLLESELFGHVKGAFTGANENRPGRIKLAHNGSFFLTEIGDLPLPLQVKLLSFLDDKVIHPLGSSRGFNANVRVIVATHRDLKQMVRDKTFRADLLFRLNVVHLHLPPLRERGEDILLLKHHFLMEYCAKFNKKIKGFTQKAARILATYAYPGNVRELRNIVEYAANFCDRDIIGTGHLPAYLTEQEILNPESEYVAPVQESVERGRYAQAENWGGAEKQMIMDALVKCSGRKGDAAAMLGWSRSTFWRKLKKHSITE; this comes from the coding sequence ATGCTGATGACGGACAGGGGCAAGGCATGCTATCGCAGACAGGTGAAAAACGAACACAACTATATGGTAAGCGGTCCCATGGACCACCGATTCTACCTGCCCGACCTGCTGGACGAGGTGCCGGTGGGCATTGCTCTGCTGGATATTGACGGACGTATCCGGACGGTCAACCGGACATGGCAGACCATTACCGGAGCCGACCCGGACTCCATGGCCGGATTGAAATGCTTTCTGGGGTTGCGTTGCGATTACTGTTTCAAGGGCTGCCCGGTAATGGCCGACAAGGCCGACTTCGGATCAATCTCCGTTGACGCGGATATAATCGACCGGGCAAGGACGAAGATACCGGTACGGCTTACCATCGCTCCGCTTTTCGACAGCAACAGCCGAATCTCCGGCTTCGTGGAAACCGTTCAGGACATCCGCCAGGTGGCGGAACTGAGCAGCACGGCCAGCAAGGCCTACTCGCTGGGCGGTCTGGTCGGCACCAGCCCGCAGATGACCAAGGTCTTCAACATGATTCCCTACATTGCGGCCACGGATTCCTCCGTGCTCATCACCGGGGAAACAGGCACCGGAAAGGATGTGCTGGCCGAGGCCATCCACAATGCCTCGGACCGGGCAGGAGGACCTTTCATCAAGGTCAACTGCGGAGCTCTGCCGGAAACGCTGCTGGAATCGGAACTTTTCGGACACGTCAAAGGGGCGTTCACCGGGGCGAACGAGAACAGGCCGGGACGCATCAAGCTGGCTCACAACGGATCGTTCTTCCTCACGGAAATCGGCGACCTGCCTCTGCCGCTGCAGGTAAAACTTCTTTCGTTCCTTGACGATAAAGTGATTCACCCGCTGGGCAGTTCACGCGGCTTTAATGCCAATGTCCGGGTTATCGTGGCCACCCACCGGGACCTGAAACAGATGGTCAGGGACAAGACTTTCCGTGCCGACCTGCTCTTCAGGCTGAATGTGGTGCACCTGCACCTGCCGCCCCTGCGGGAACGCGGCGAGGACATTCTGCTCCTGAAGCATCACTTCCTCATGGAATACTGCGCCAAATTCAACAAGAAAATTAAGGGTTTCACCCAAAAGGCGGCCCGAATACTGGCCACATACGCATACCCCGGCAATGTCCGCGAACTGCGCAACATCGTGGAATACGCCGCAAACTTCTGTGACCGCGACATCATCGGAACCGGGCATTTACCAGCCTACCTGACCGAACAGGAAATACTCAATCCGGAATCGGAATACGTAGCTCCGGTACAGGAGTCCGTTGAAAGAGGCCGCTATGCTCAGGCGGAAAACTGGGGCGGAGCGGAAAAACAGATGATAATGGACGCTCTGGTAAAATGCAGCGGACGCAAGGGCGATGCGGCAGCCATGCTCGGCTGGTCCCGTTCGACCTTCTGGCGCAAGCTCAAAAAACACTCTATCACCGAATAA
- a CDS encoding SLC13 family permease, with protein sequence MSAATATGPGFDFKRLFFMLLGVALFALVYYCPAWPDAIDPGGEHFVLTKEAKGAIGVFLLAGIWWVFEVVPIGVTSLAIGVLQAMFFIRPAKVAFKDFMDPSVLFIFASIMIGLVFTKTGLTKRLAYKMLMVVGEKTSRIYLGVFVVTALLTHIMAHTAVAATVYPLLLAIYSLYGEGEKPTKFGKGLFIGMAYIAGAGSIVTLLGAARGAVAIGFYNQILGKDITFFELTYYMAPIGWAMVFLLWGFFMVFLKPEKDVIPGLREKASELNKQMGPLSRNEIMAAVLVGGVILIMSLRSFIPELKAIDKTAIILVSSISFFVFKILDINDLEDIPWNIILLFAGAMSIGFCLWDTGAAKWMAVNWLVLFQNSSGFVFILSIAFFVLIMTNFIMNVAAIAISLPVALVIAPYLGVAPEVILFAALVVAGMPFLLLVGAAPNAIAYDSKQFTPGEFFMYGIPASIMLLVVVAIFVKIVWPLMGMPVSLPG encoded by the coding sequence ATGAGTGCTGCAACCGCAACCGGACCCGGTTTCGATTTCAAGAGACTGTTCTTCATGCTGCTGGGCGTTGCCCTGTTTGCCCTGGTATACTACTGCCCCGCCTGGCCGGACGCCATCGATCCGGGAGGGGAACATTTCGTACTTACAAAAGAGGCCAAAGGAGCCATCGGTGTATTTCTGCTCGCCGGAATCTGGTGGGTTTTCGAAGTCGTGCCCATCGGCGTAACCTCCCTTGCCATCGGCGTGCTGCAGGCGATGTTCTTCATCCGCCCGGCCAAGGTGGCCTTCAAGGACTTCATGGACCCGTCCGTCCTCTTCATATTCGCCTCGATAATGATCGGGCTGGTTTTCACCAAGACAGGGCTGACAAAACGCCTTGCATACAAGATGCTTATGGTCGTAGGCGAAAAGACCAGTCGCATTTATCTGGGCGTATTTGTCGTAACCGCACTCCTCACACACATCATGGCCCACACCGCTGTTGCTGCAACGGTCTATCCCCTGCTGCTGGCCATCTACTCCCTGTACGGAGAAGGTGAAAAGCCCACCAAGTTCGGTAAGGGCCTTTTCATCGGCATGGCCTACATCGCCGGTGCCGGTTCCATCGTCACCCTGCTCGGTGCGGCCCGCGGCGCAGTGGCAATCGGTTTTTACAACCAGATCCTCGGCAAGGACATCACATTCTTCGAGCTGACATACTATATGGCTCCCATAGGCTGGGCCATGGTCTTCCTGCTTTGGGGATTCTTCATGGTCTTCCTGAAGCCCGAAAAGGACGTGATTCCCGGATTGCGTGAAAAGGCCAGTGAACTCAACAAGCAGATGGGCCCCCTTTCCAGAAACGAAATCATGGCCGCAGTTCTTGTCGGCGGCGTAATTCTCATCATGAGTCTGCGCTCGTTCATCCCCGAACTCAAGGCCATCGACAAGACCGCCATCATTCTGGTCTCTTCCATCTCCTTCTTTGTCTTCAAGATTCTGGACATCAACGACCTTGAAGACATTCCCTGGAACATCATCCTTCTTTTCGCCGGAGCCATGTCCATAGGCTTCTGTCTCTGGGATACCGGCGCAGCCAAGTGGATGGCGGTAAACTGGCTGGTACTCTTCCAGAATTCCAGCGGATTCGTCTTCATCCTTTCCATTGCATTCTTCGTACTGATCATGACCAACTTCATCATGAACGTAGCCGCCATAGCCATCTCGCTGCCGGTTGCCCTGGTCATAGCCCCGTACCTCGGCGTTGCTCCCGAAGTAATTCTCTTCGCCGCCCTGGTTGTGGCCGGTATGCCGTTCCTGCTGCTGGTCGGAGCCGCTCCGAACGCAATTGCCTATGATTCAAAGCAGTTCACACCGGGAGAATTCTTCATGTACGGAATTCCCGCAAGTATCATGCTGCTGGTGGTCGTGGCGATCTTCGTAAAAATCGTCTGGCCGCTTATGGGCATGCCTGTGTCCTTGCCGGGCTAG